The DNA region ATTTCATTTGTTATTGGTTGGATTGCatgctaatctttatcttttttCGCATGTATCCTCTTCGGGAGCGAAATGGAGTCTTTATAAAGGACTCTCACCGCCGCAAGCAGTCTCGCACCGAGACTTAATATTCGTCGCCGCTAGATTCAGGACCAACATATAGCCCTTACGTGTTCCTCACATCCGAACAGAAATGAAGAGGGGCGAGGATAGAACATTCTGTCACAATCCCCTTTTGTTGCTTATCATATGAATATTATGTGTGCCTGTTCATTATGAATGTTTTGTTTGTCATTGGTAGTTTTGTTTTTTTTAGTGCTTGAAGTATTTGTCTTCTGTTTGATCACTCGGACAAGcactagtaaaaaaaaaaaaaggagtcgcTTTTAAACGTAATGCAGAAACAAACCAATTCTATATTTTTAGTTCTAAAGGAGCTGCATTTGAATAACCGTAGGGCATCTAGAACCTAATTCCCTTTTATGTTTTTTAAAATAATGGTGGCAGAAAGCAACTTGGTTTTCTTTATTCACTTGTTTAATCATTTTTATACAGTTATAAACTACTTTCCTATCATATTTTGCACTTGACGCATAGCTttttaattaacataagtccggttgGTTAACCGTTTATaaatggatcttaaagggtgcgtaatatcttccctttagattaattgaacccttacctagaatcttaagttagtagaccttaaaacggagttaactttagaaaataactttaatgaactttaggtgtcctaattcactgtaaataattaggtgacgactccctaactttaattaactccggaattatcgggatgttgtaaaccattttgactccggttaaaatggggtataacaatcaCAAAAGTTACAGACTCATAGCAAATATAAATGGCAACCACAAGTTCTCTTTAAACAAAATTTATCCACCATGGTCGAAATGGAGAACTATGGCATACATTCTCTTATTTATCTTGGGATCATTTTGTGACAATGAAATTTAGAAAGAGGCCATTTTGAAGGGATTTGTAAATAGAGATGACTTTGATATGGAATCCAATATTTTTTAGTGTCATTTCTTGAATTTATCAGTATCAGTAATAGAAAGACAATTGTAGCTTTTTTTAAATGTTTATCTTTGATTATTTTTGCAGCAATTGGAAGAAGTTAAATTAGCTGTGAATTTTTTGGGTTTTGTTGAATCAATCTGTGCAATGGTTAAGAaagtaagagcctgtttggatggacttattttaaacagcttataagctgcaaataacttataagctaaaaaaaaaaaagttgggtagtctcactttttttttttggcttataagctgctttagataagctaagtcaaatggatccaattatttttttgagcttattttaagtacaaaataactttaagctgaccagtcaaacacttaaaaaagctggaaacagtttataagcaacttataagccaatccaaacgggctctaagtgtctaattttttttttatggtacCTCTTTCTTTTCCCCCGTAACCTCATCATTATTGCTGTTTACTCTTTCTCCATAAATTCTTCAAGGTTAATTATTTTTTGTCCATAAATCCTTCAAGGTTAGTTAATCTTTGCCAATtcaaaaatctaaaaaaaaaaaaaaaaagaatttgccCAAGAGGTAAAAACTCCTTGCTAgccttttcttttaatttgattTGTCTTTTTTCGTGCAAAATGGTGCTGATAAAGTAATGCTTTGGGTTGCTTCATGCGTTATTGACAAATTTTTAAAATCTCTTTTCAATAATTTGTAGTGATTCAAGTATCGGGCTTTGCTGTTTTTCTAGTTGTTTCCATGACTGTGCATTTGTTTTGTGTCATTTGTTGGTAACATGtctatttttttttcaatctATTTTTTATGTAGCAAACAGATGCAGATCGACTTTAAAAATCTCATTGTCATTGCTAGGATGAAAATTTTATTTGTGTATGCTCGACATGGTAGATTTGAAGCAGAAGCAAATAATTGACTTTTATAGTTTGAGTTGAGTAATTCGATAATTCATGATTACATTTTTGTACAAACAAATAATTAATTACGAAGGCTTATTGTATCAACCAAAGCATTTCAGAGGCATTGAGGGGGATAAGAAGATTTTTCTAAAATTCTAAATGTGATTGTTAGTCTAACCGATTCTTGGATGTGAGCAGCAATGGTGTTGTCACGAGAATGAGGATATGAGCACAGAGCGTAAATCAGTTGAAGTTACGATGGGTATTTGATCACCTTGCTGACTAGAAGAGAAAAACTTCTGAACTTTTTTAATTTATATCAGGGAATTTGTTAAGGAATTGATAGCAATTTTAATGTATTTAAGGAGTATCATGTATGtttttgtaaatcttatttttGTTAAACTATTTTACGGAAAGGGCTATATATCATTTAGTTTTAATTTCATTTATTCTTTATCTTTCATATTATAGATGTTTTCTTTTGTGTGGAATtggtatatgaaatatgtattatattttttatttccaaaattaatttttttatgcaTTTTAAATTGAAAATTTATCTCCTCTATCTTGATTAAATTTGCAAAGCAAAAGATCATTTCTTAAATTTATTGAATTTTCGCGCGATCAAGTTTACTAGTTTCATATATAATGGGATAGACATCTTTCTATTTCTGTTACTATATTTCCAATTTACCGTTTAGTTTTAAGATAGACATCTTTCTATTTCTGTTACTATATTTCCTATTTACTTTTGTTACCTTTTTTCCTTGCAAATTTTAATTTGAAGCATATTTCCTCTTTCCATCAATTCCGCTTTTGattatctttctttttttcaGTTTTATCACAAAGATGTGATGCTCTACGTTCAGTTTATAGCTGAATTCTAATATTTTTTAAGTTaataaattccaaattaataatttatacatatttaatgaatttataAGATAAATAAAAAATTTGAATCAAAGCTATCGGGTTCTGCCAAATTCGTAGCGGACCCTCTAGCTATACCCTGGACCTAAGTAATTATAGACCAAGTCAAAATATGCAATTTCAGTTAAGGATGTTGTTTACAAAAAAGTAAGGAGACTTGAAAGTTTGTGGGAGCTATGAATCCTAAGGCTTCAAAAATTGCACAATTAAATTATATCCATCTTTGACCTTCTTGAATGAGCGAACATATAGGTAAATTTTAAAAGCATTATTATTGCTTGACTAAAGACTCGTACAAAATTCCAGCTAAAATTGACATTGACAGGGCTCAATAAGGACAACATCATTTGTAGACTTATAACGGGATATTTACCCAGGAATTGACAGGAGTGGACTGAATAATTTCCAAGTCTCCTATGTAACCCTTCTTTTACTTAATTGGCATAGGTTGATTTGTCCTAGAGTAGTTCAAGTCTTTGGACGCTTCCAAGTTCCAGTTATAAACTGAATGTATAACATATTAACATCACAAATTTTGTCATAaatcagagaaaaaaaaaatagaagaaaagctaAAATCTATGGCTGCTTTGCTATGGTTATTTCTCCTATCTGCATTTCACGCAGTAGCACTAGCACAACAAAGATACTCTAATATAACTCTTGGCTCTTCTCTATCACCTACCACCAATTCATCATGGTTTTCACCCACCAGGCGCTTTGCCTTTGGGTTTTATGAACAAACTGATGGCTATGCTGTTGGAATCTCCATCGCCGGTATGCGTAAGAAGATAGTGGTGTGGACAGCAAACAGAAACAGTCCTGTTGTCCCGAGCAGCACTGTCTTGCTCTTAACTAGTGATGGAAGACTCATTGTGCAAGTAGGAGGGAAAGAAATCTCTGTCATAAATCCGTCTCAAGCCATTGCTTCAGCTTCCATGCTGGACACTGGCAACTTTGTGCTCTATAATTCTGATCACAATATCATATGGCAAAGTTTTGACAATCCAACAAACACCCTTTTACCAGGTCAACATCTATCAGCTCCACAAGAGATGTTCTCGAGTGCCTCGGAAGCAGACGATTCATTCGGAATTTTCCGTCTCAAAATGCAAAATGATGGGAACCTCGTTCAGTACCCTATCCATACACCAGATGATGTCCCATATGGTTACTTCTCAACAAAAACCAATACAGCAGGGAATAATGTTACACTGAATCTTGATGATGACGCCCACCTCTACTTGTTCAAATCCAACATCAGTCTAAAAAATCTAACCAACGGAGGCTACCCTAGGGAAAGGACCATCATATATGTGATGAAAATTGATGTTGATGGTATTCTTCGAGTTTATTCACATTCTTTGAACCAACAGAAGAGCTCTGCAATTTGGTCATCAACAAATGATCTGTGTTTTCCAAAAGGCCGTTGTGGGCTTAATAGTTTTTGTATCAATATGGATGATAAAGTTGAATGTGCATGTCTTCCGGGATTTGATTTTGTAATCCAAGGAAATTGGAGCGTAGGCTGTGAAAGGAACTTCACTGCAGAAACCTGTCAGTTAAAGGAGAATACTTCCAAATACTATGATATGAGCACAGTTGACAACACAAAATGGGTAGATTTTTCTTATGCTGTTTTGGTCACAACAACCAAAGAAGCTTGTGAACAAGCATGCCTACAGGATTGTAACTGTGGGGCTGCTCTGTTCAACGCTGCAGAGTGTAGAAAGCAAATGCTGCCTTTGAGGTATGGAAGAAGAGACATGAGTAACGCTAATCAAGCATTGGTCAAGGTGGGCATTAGTGTAGTTGCCAAAAAAGGACTGCCTAACCAGAATGaagaaacaaacaacaataacaacatacccatcaTCACAAAAGGCAAAAAGCTAAGGATAGACATCCTAATTGCAAGCATTATACTGGCTATTTTTGCTTTGTTGGTGTTAGGCATCTCCGGATTCGTTATTCACAGAAATCACTGGACTTATAGGAAAATCCAGGAGAGTAGAAGTGTTCAGTTATGTGAGAATGTTGCTCCACGAGCATTTTCCTATGCAGAACTAGAGCAGGCAACCAGTGGTTTCAAAGAAGAATTAGGAAGAGGAGCATTTGGAACGGTATTTAAAGGGATTTTGCAAGAAGACCAGAAAGTGGTAGCTGTTAAGAGACTAGACAAAGAATTGGTAGAAGGGGAAACAGAGTTCcaaattgaaatgaaaatcattGGAAGAACACATCACCGAAATCTGGTCCGCCTCCTTGGCTACTGCCTAGATGGATCAAGAAGGCTGCTGGTGTATGAGTACATGAGCAATGGGTCACTCGCAGATGTACTTTTTACACCAGAAAAACAGCCCACGTGGGAGAAAAGGTGTGGCATCGCTCGAGATATTGCCAGGGGCCTCCTCTATTTGCATGAAGAGTGTGACACGCAAATCATCCATTGCAATATAAAGCCTCAGAACATACTCATGGATGATCATTTCTGTGCTAAAATATCTGACTTTGGAATGGCCAAGCTCTTAAAGAAAGACCAAACCAGAACCTACACAGGGGTAAGAGGGACCAGAGGCTATGTTGCACCAGAATGGCACCGAAAACTGCCAGTGACAGTGAAAGCAGATGTTTACAGTTTTGGTGTTGTCCTATTGGAATTGATCTGTAGGCGGAAGTGTGTAGATTGGAgccttgaagaagatgaatcgaTTCTTGAATACTGGGTTTACGGTTGCTTTGAGGCAGGAGAGCTAGGAAAACTAGTTGGGAATGAGGAAGTTGATAGAAGGCAATTCGAGAGAATGGTGAAAATAAGCATTTGGTGCATTCAAGAGGAATCACTTCGCCCTTCAATGAAGAAAGTCTTACTCATGCTAGAAGGGACAGTAGAAATTCCAGTGCCTCCTAGTGCTACTTCTTTTCAAAGTTCCATATAGTTTTAAACTTCTTGACATTTTAGTTTTTGTACTTAAGTTCCAAGTATCCCAACTTTTCCATGGCGAGCAGAGCACTTTATCATCCATACTTTAGGTAAATAAAGAATAATTCTATCCAGTTTCTACATCATTCTCACGGCTTGTAGTCACCAGTTAAGAGAATTACAAAGATTTATCTTCTGCTGCAGTGAATCTCATGGCTTGTGTTTCCGTTTTGAGATTTGTCCATATTAAcacttttcttaaaaaaaatacatGTAATACAATGTGCTATGTGACTGACCTTTCAATTGGCAATCATCGTTGCCAAGAATGGCATAAACACAAAGCTATTCTTTCTGTAATTGTTCGCACAAGCATCAATGCTACCACCCAGCCCATCTTTCCTACATCAATTTAGTTTAGCTTTCTCCTGCATCCTCTCCCTCCACCATCACCAAACAGAATGGAAATTCAGTTAAAATCTCGCCGCTTATACTTTTCTCCTCTCCGATCTACATCTTCTAATTAACTTCAACAAGGCTTTGTTGTCTGGAGAAAA from Lycium barbarum isolate Lr01 chromosome 10, ASM1917538v2, whole genome shotgun sequence includes:
- the LOC132614318 gene encoding G-type lectin S-receptor-like serine/threonine-protein kinase LECRK3, which produces MAALLWLFLLSAFHAVALAQQRYSNITLGSSLSPTTNSSWFSPTRRFAFGFYEQTDGYAVGISIAGMRKKIVVWTANRNSPVVPSSTVLLLTSDGRLIVQVGGKEISVINPSQAIASASMLDTGNFVLYNSDHNIIWQSFDNPTNTLLPGQHLSAPQEMFSSASEADDSFGIFRLKMQNDGNLVQYPIHTPDDVPYGYFSTKTNTAGNNVTLNLDDDAHLYLFKSNISLKNLTNGGYPRERTIIYVMKIDVDGILRVYSHSLNQQKSSAIWSSTNDLCFPKGRCGLNSFCINMDDKVECACLPGFDFVIQGNWSVGCERNFTAETCQLKENTSKYYDMSTVDNTKWVDFSYAVLVTTTKEACEQACLQDCNCGAALFNAAECRKQMLPLRYGRRDMSNANQALVKVGISVVAKKGLPNQNEETNNNNNIPIITKGKKLRIDILIASIILAIFALLVLGISGFVIHRNHWTYRKIQESRSVQLCENVAPRAFSYAELEQATSGFKEELGRGAFGTVFKGILQEDQKVVAVKRLDKELVEGETEFQIEMKIIGRTHHRNLVRLLGYCLDGSRRLLVYEYMSNGSLADVLFTPEKQPTWEKRCGIARDIARGLLYLHEECDTQIIHCNIKPQNILMDDHFCAKISDFGMAKLLKKDQTRTYTGVRGTRGYVAPEWHRKLPVTVKADVYSFGVVLLELICRRKCVDWSLEEDESILEYWVYGCFEAGELGKLVGNEEVDRRQFERMVKISIWCIQEESLRPSMKKVLLMLEGTVEIPVPPSATSFQSSI